AAAGGCATGAAGGTTGCGGCTAAGAAAGCCCAGAGAAAACATTATTGGATGATAGTCGCCATTTGCCTGTTCGCTTCGGTGTTCGGTGTTGCGTACACTTCATCGACGCTCTCGGTCAGCACCAACATTTCGATCAGCACCCCGCAAACGGAGGATTCCACGCAATCCAACGACATGTATGACGTATTGCAGGATCTTGCCGTAGGCAATGAAAACGATGCCCGTGAAAAGGTCAAGCAAAACCAAGAGCAGATCGTCAACAACGATACCGATGCCACGTTCGGCCGTCGCCGCGGAGTAATCGCGTCCCTGCTCAACTCGTTTGCATCCGGCTCGATGGTGATCGCCGTGGCCGACGCCATTAATTCCGTCACCCATAACGGCGGCGTCTCCATCGCCGTGCCGGTAATACTCTCGCTGGCCGTCTACATTTTCGTCTGGCTGTTCATTCAAGAAACATACCGCATCGTCATGGCACGTATGCTGTTGGAAGGACGTTCCTATAACAAGCTTCCGGCAAGTCGCTTCTTCTACCCCATTCACACGCGCAAATGGCCGCGCATGGCATGGACCATGTTTGTGGAAAACGTGTTCCTGTTCCTTTGGAGTCTCACCATCGTCGGCTTCTTCATCAAGCAATATTCCTACCGTATGGTGCCGTACATCGTTGCGGAGAATCCGAATATCGAGGCTTTGGACGCCATTCGCTTGTCCCGACGCATGATGAAAGGGCATAAATGGGAATGCTTCGTGGCGGACTGCTCGTTCCTCGGCTGGTACCTGCTCAACCTTATCACCTTCGGCTTGAGCGGCATCTTCTATTCCAATGGCTACAATGCCGCGTTCTTCGCGGAATACTATGTGTACGTGCGTTCGATGGCCAAGACTACCGGCATTGCAGGCAGTGAGATGCTCAACGACGAATACCTGTACTTCAAGGCCGACCCGCAGACGCTCCATACCACGTACGCCGATGTCGCCCAATCCGTAGCACAGCTGGAACAGAATCTTGTTCCAGCGCCCAAGCCGCATGGATTCACAGGATTTCTTTCTGAGTGGCTTGGCATCCGCATTCTGCATGCCAGCGCAGTGAACCGCTATGAAGAGTATCGTGAGGATCTTCACCAGATGCAGATCGGCGAGAATATTCTGAATGGCTCCATTTATCCGGGGCGTCTTGCGCCTGCTCCGATGCCGTTCAAATTCCGTGAATCACGTACCATCAGCGCCGACCGCAGCTACTCACTGGTCAATCTGATCATGATGTTCTTCATCTTTTGCTTCGTCGGCTGGGTGTGGGAGGTAGGTCTCGCATTTATTTCCGAAGACATGTTCGTGAACCGTGGCACGCTGCATGGCCCTTGGCTGCCCATCTATGGCACCGGCGGAGTGATCATTCTGGTTCTGCTCAAAAAGCTGCGCGAAAAGCCAGCGCTTGAATTCGTCGCGGCTATGGTGCTGTGCGGCTGCTTGGAATACTTCTCATCGTGGTATCTGGAGATGACGCATGATGGTCAACGCTGGTGGGATTACACCGGATACTTTCTAAATATCAACGGCCGTATCTGCGCCGAAGGATTATTGA
This window of the Bifidobacterium pseudocatenulatum DSM 20438 = JCM 1200 = LMG 10505 genome carries:
- a CDS encoding DUF975 family protein; this translates as MDRKGMKVAAKKAQRKHYWMIVAICLFASVFGVAYTSSTLSVSTNISISTPQTEDSTQSNDMYDVLQDLAVGNENDAREKVKQNQEQIVNNDTDATFGRRRGVIASLLNSFASGSMVIAVADAINSVTHNGGVSIAVPVILSLAVYIFVWLFIQETYRIVMARMLLEGRSYNKLPASRFFYPIHTRKWPRMAWTMFVENVFLFLWSLTIVGFFIKQYSYRMVPYIVAENPNIEALDAIRLSRRMMKGHKWECFVADCSFLGWYLLNLITFGLSGIFYSNGYNAAFFAEYYVYVRSMAKTTGIAGSEMLNDEYLYFKADPQTLHTTYADVAQSVAQLEQNLVPAPKPHGFTGFLSEWLGIRILHASAVNRYEEYREDLHQMQIGENILNGSIYPGRLAPAPMPFKFRESRTISADRSYSLVNLIMMFFIFCFVGWVWEVGLAFISEDMFVNRGTLHGPWLPIYGTGGVIILVLLKKLREKPALEFVAAMVLCGCLEYFSSWYLEMTHDGQRWWDYTGYFLNINGRICAEGLLTFGLGGLTIVYLLAPALDNLLSRIDARKLGIVAAVLLVLYCADQVYSAQHPNVGAGITDYKGSDTSLEAPTPYEIRKRSDGLS